GTCTGCTGCGAAAAGGCTGATGGGTACAGGCTTCCCGACGTAATCGATCACCGCATAAGCGTGCTGGAACTCGGCCGCGCCTTCGAATTCGATCTCATAATAGCCTTTGTCGTTGGTGGTGGTGGTCACCAGTTGCTGATATCCGGATACTTTTTTAAGCAATCCCAAAGCGGCGCCTTCAATAGGCCGTCCCGATGCGTCGGTGACGTAGCCCCGAACCTTTCGCGGAATGGCCGGCAGTTTGGGGAAAACGGGGCGCACGGAGGGGAGGCCGCGGAGGGCGATGGCGTAATTGGTATTGGCGTTCATGGAAATCGTGGTGTCGCCCCGGAGCGGGGGGACGGTTACGACGGTAGGAATGGGGAGTGGTCCGCCGCTGGAATTGTCGGGACCGGCGGGCTTGTCGCCACTTTTGGAGCATGCCACGCACGCAGCCAGCGCGGCGCAGGTCATTAAACGGAATCGTTTCATTTGATGATGATTTGCGCGCAAAAGTACCCGCGCAAACATCTCGGGAAACACGCATCAGGGCGGAATGTCGGGGTGGATGGCTGAGAAGATTTTCCGGCTGTTTGAAATGTAATGTATTACGTAAGTACAAACATTACCAGAGGAATGCCGTCAATCCCAATCCCGGATCAAAGCTTACGGCGCCTACTTCGATTCCGACCATTACATGCTATAAGTTTTGGAAAGAACGGAAATGTTTCGTAATATTGCAGCCGTCTTTACAGACATCCTTGCCCAATAGTATAAGGGTAGTACATCAGGTTCTGGTTCTGAGTGTCGTGGTTCGAATCCATGTTGGGCAACTAAAAAAAGCGAACCTTTTTTTATTCTTAATAACTTACTGAAATTCAAACAAGTAAGACAAAAGAATAAAAAAGGTTTTTTTCATTTCTGACCTACTCGTTTCTTCTGCCAAATTTTGTTTCCCGCTTATTCTTAGTATCTTACCTATAAGACATTTATTAACTCTGATGTCTAACCGTAAATTTAGTGTTGATCTATTTGCACTTTTTTTTGCACTTTGTTTTACGTTTTTTGCCCTCATTTTTATCAAATTCTACTATGAATTTCCCGACGTTTAATGTGGTTTTTAACTACAGAAATGCAAATAACAAGAACGGGAAATATTCTATTCATATTCGAATTACGTTTAACCAGAACAGTAAGTATTTTGAAGTAAAAGTACCCAAGAAAGTTGGGAAGCATCAATGGTCTGGGAAATATGGCAGGTGGGTAAAAAATAATCATGAATTTTCTAACGAAATCAATGAAAAAATTGATTGTACACTTAGAAAGCTTATTGATTTGCAGAAAAGATATTTTTCCAATTGCAAACAACTCACTTTTACCGACATATTCAGAGAACTGCGAGGCGAATATAGCGGCGATAATTTCAATGTATACTTTTCAAAAGTGATAAAAGATCCGCCGGAACTCCTTGTTGCTGGAACACTCAAAAGATACGAAGCCGCATTGCTTGTACTCCAGAAATTCAATTCAAATCTGGACTTTCATGAATTAACTACGGAGTTGTTTATGAGGCTCAAAAAATTTGCACGCGAAAAATTGAGCTTGTCCGCATCAACTATACGAGGTTATTTTAATGTCTATAAAAAAGTTGTCTATTGGGCAAGGTTGCAAGGTCAAATTAATCGAGAACATGAAAGGCAACTTTTTATTGG
Above is a genomic segment from Chitinophaga pollutisoli containing:
- a CDS encoding phage integrase SAM-like domain-containing protein, whose product is MNFPTFNVVFNYRNANNKNGKYSIHIRITFNQNSKYFEVKVPKKVGKHQWSGKYGRWVKNNHEFSNEINEKIDCTLRKLIDLQKRYFSNCKQLTFTDIFRELRGEYSGDNFNVYFSKVIKDPPELLVAGTLKRYEAALLVLQKFNSNLDFHELTTELFMRLKKFAREKLSLSASTIRGYFNVYKKVVYWARLQGQINREHERQLFIGVKHKMIKPKKEYLEVHEIIAWKKYEFLSNEVVYERDRDMFLLLIYSGLYYSDLKKLRKEDLREDHQFGYYLYTKRRKNDNFSIIPLWKFPHAIEILNSYKETDKKVPFLLKREFLKEDQVFNRNLKVISGPKMLDWNRKVINKMGRFTNSQL